aactaatatttaattttttggagGAATTTACAGTTTCTTAATGCTAAAGCTGAGTAAATGAATATTTTACATTGAATGGCAAGAACAAGACTAAGACGTACAACACGAAGTCGAGCAGATAGTGCATCAAACAGAAGCATCCTTCCTGATAAAGGTTCACCAACTACACCAGCAACCTTTATAGCCTCCAGAGCCTGGAGGCACCCAATAACACCTGGAACTGCATTCAAATGCAACAAGTACAAGAATATTAAAATACACCATTTATCTTCGAACATATACCAGATTTTAGAAACAGAGAAGGTCAACACTCCAAAACTATTAATATAGTGGTTGCATGTTCGATATACCTACTCCAAGGACTCCACTGTCTGCACATCTCTGGCATGCTGTTGAAGGGGGCGGAGTAGGAAATAAGCAACGATAGCATGGACCTCCATTGTAATTGTAAACAGTTAGCTGCAAAAGCAAATGGCAATGGATAAGCAACATAAAAATGAGTTCAAGTAACCTTTGTAAAACTGTATTGAAATTACCAATAACCATTAACCAAAGGGTGATGCATTTATCAAGAAATATACCTGTCCTTCCAGTCCAAGTGCAGCTCCAGAGATTAAAGGCTGCAAACATAAATTGTGGTTGGTCAGTAGAGCATATGTCCATATGCAAATAAACAAGAACAGGCAACATAATGTTATGGATTTTGAGAAGAAATCAAATCATATCATGAAAATGTTAATAGCCTGACATAGAATAATATTTGCACTTTAAGGTCCCTGTCAGAACATTGAATACTAAGATTCCCGGGAACTTAAACCTCCAGAATTCTCACTATAGTGACAGATAAGAactgaattgaattgaaaagaGTTAAAAGTTCAGATTGCAAACAAACATCTTAgcgacaaaaaaaaaaagaaaagaaaaagtaatactACCATGCATTCAGCATACTTAATTGTCCAAGAGAAGTACATAATAAGCAACAGCTCACCTTTCCCAACACAGCACAGCAATCATTGATCATGTAACGGCTGGGTACGTTATCAGTTGCATCAACGACAATGTCATACCTGTTATACACCGAAAACCGCAAAAATGAAGTTCAACTCAGTATTTAACACATACAATACATACGCTGTGAGGATCAAAACAAAGGAAGAATACCATACTCTCTCATAATTTCCAAGGCGTTCGATGTCCGGAACGCTTCCTTGTGCTCAACTATTTGAACAGTAGAGTTAATCCTGAAGAAACAACACCAAGATAAATAGACTCATCCTCTCGCtgcaattttgtaatattaaagTACAGAACCGCTTACGCGCGACATGAAGCAGCAGCTGACTCTACTTTTGATCTTCCTATAAATGCTTCCGTGTGAATTATCTAGATGAACAATGGCAAGATTCAGCCAACAGCACTACTAGCATTCAAATAATCTAAAACAAAGGTAAGATCATATGATAATTCACATTTTCGAATTCAAATTAAAtcaacagaaaacacaacataTACACtccaaaaacacacatcacTTCCTTGTTTTCAAATTTATCCATAGCAACATCAAACATTACATTACATAATTGCGCCGTTACTAAAAATGGAGCTAAAATCTGTTACCTGTCTGTGCAGATTGTTGAGCTCCACCACATCATGATCAACGATTCCCAACCTGCCTGGGGCAGAATCCAAAAccgtcatttcatttcacattccaacaaaaatttcaaaatgCAACACGGTGAAATCACTAGAATAGAAGACGAATAAcgcataaaatacacacaccgaCGCCGCAGGCCGCGAGGTATAGCAGAGCGGGAGAGCCTAATCCGCCGGCGCCGATAACCAGAACAGAAGACTTCAATAAATTCGCCTGCGCTTCGACGCCAAACGAAGGGAGGATCAGCTGGCGGCTGTACCTATGTATCATATCCGCCGACAATTGGCCGCCGGACGGAGGCTCCGGCGAGGCGCAGCAACTGGTGCCGTTGGTTCCATCTTTTGAGAAGCAGGTGCTGAGCTGCGCTTGCAGAGCAGATATACGATTGTCAATATCCGCCTTCGCTTCCTGTAGAGCGGCGATTTCCCGGCGGATAACCTCCGCTGTTTGGCCGACTCCGTTGGAATTCATGGCCACCTGACTAAGTACTGGTTGGAAGTGGAAGAAAGTACTAGTGAGGATGGAGGAAGCAATGGCAGTTTAGGGTTTAGTTGCTGTAATTCATTTTCCTCCGTGTTTTTTAATTCATGAGAATCTccgagaaatttcggaataagggtttaAATTCGCTACCCTTTCGAAATTTAGGATTCAATTCCCTGACCTTTCAGAATATGGAGTCGAGACATGCGAGTTTTTCGGAACAaggaatttttgaatttttctattttccctCTTATTATTTCCATCTCAACATTTATTATTGACCAAATCACCCTACAATATTTTCACatcaattttgataattttcacCCCAATTCTGATGCCTCTTGGTTCCGATACCTACTCGCGAAAGACATGGATCTCCGGTGTTCCGCAGGGGCAGCCGCTGCCATGGAACTTGGTCTTCCCGAATTGGTCGAGGAGCGCATGAATTCGAGGGTGACTGTGGTTCTTTCAGATACTGGCTGAATATGTTCCAATCTCGCTGCTTCTACAATTTATAGTAGTTGAGCGACGACGGAACCGTCAATTTCTCATTGGCCGTTGGCGTAGGTCGAATCAGACATATGGCTGCTGAATTGTAGCGAGGTGAAGCAGACATCTTCCCCCTTTTgaaaaagttcaaaatttgTTTAGGTCATTAATTTGATGATGAAAGCTGATGAGGGAATCTGAACGAGGTCGGGAAAGAGAAAAGAAGTGAAGGGCAAAGAAGATTGTTTTCAAGAAACAGACACAAGAGAGAGGAAACTACCTGTGAAAAATTATAGGGTAGTTTGGACAATTCATAAATATTGAgatagaaataataataaaaaatgatgagaaaaaatagaaaaattcaaaaatcccTTGTTCTGAAAAATTTGCATGTCTCGATCCCATATTCCGAAAGGTAAATTTCGAAAGGTCAGTGAATTATTCCAAAATCTCTTGAATCGACCACCTAAGTCCTCCCCcaaacaataattttttttttaattttattatcttAGTCTCATAAAATTAGTTactttatttttgataaatttttattatctattttcatttcatcattaaatatttttgcaCTTTTATTTAGTGAActtcaaaaatataattaatttttcacgtgttaaataattttaaaaaaataattacaatactAAATTACTAAGttaaaaattattgatattCGTTTTCACTAATTCTTAAATCGGTattgtaattaatttattttaaaataaataaaagaaaattactagGACTAATAATATTCCTTAAATATTCATACAAATTGCAAAGCTTTGCTTATGTAGGTACTAAACCTTATCATGTCTTATATTGCAAACACCGTGGCATTTACTAAAGAAGTACACTGTATCTTATTTCAAATATTTGAATTCTAAAATAAACTAAGGGTAAAAAATAATGTGCTAATCCAATCTGAATTGTATATTGAATTTTGGcttaaaggaaaaaaaaacagcCAAGAATAAATCTGTCAAAACACTAGCGGTAATAACGGTCTCTCCTTCCGCTTCTCATGTTCTCTTCTCTCCCAGGCGCCCTCTCTCTCCTCTCATACGCCAGCCAGGTGGTAAGGCAGAGAGCCCTGGCGACCTGTCTCCACCACCGGAGAAAGGCAAACCGCCACCAAAATGCTTAGAGGGAGACACAAATTCCTCCCTTCCGACGATGTCCTTCTCCTCCTATCAACGCTGCTCACAGCCATCATCTGTCGTGGCTCCTCCGACGACGGACTTGTCATGGCCGCGCTGGCCAAAGCCACCAACCCTCTTGGATGGACCGGCCCCGATTTTTGCAAATGGGACGGCGTCGCCTGCGATACACCGAACAAAGTCAGCTCCATCAACCTTGCATCAAAATCTCTCTCTGGAAAATTGCCACCTGAGCTAAACCAGCTCTCCAGCCTGAAAACCCTCAGCCTTCAACGGAACAAGTTTTCAGGGCCGTTGCCAGCTTTGTCCAACATGGCTTCTCTTCAAGAAGTCAATCTTGAAGATAATGGTTTCACTTCCATCCCACCAGGCTTCCTCTCAGGCCTAACAAGCTTACAATTCTTTAGCATCAACAACAACAGCAATCTCCCACCATGGACAATGCCTAGCACCATAAAAGATTCCCCGTCTCTCGCTACTTTCTACGCAAGCAAGGCCAACATGGTGGGTGAGATTCCAGACATCTTCAGGTCATTGCCAAATTTCGCGAACCTCAAACTCTCCTACAATAATTTGACAGGGTGGATGCCGTGGTCGTTCGCCAAATCTGGGATTCAATCTTTGATGCTCAATAATCAGATGTTGGGGCTTTCAGGGCCCATTGATATTCTTGGTGAAATGCATAGTCTGAGAGAGGTTTGGATTCAGAGCAATCAGTTTTCAGGGAGCATATCTGACCTCTCTGCCTGCACAGAGCTGTCGGATCTCCAGCTACGTGACAATCGGCTCACGGGGGTTATCCCTGATTCACTTACTAAGCTTCCAAAGCTGACGAATGTCGCCTTGCAGGGCAACGTGTTCCAGGGTCCGGTGCCAAGTTTCCCACCGGGCATTCAAGTGAATCTTGGAAAAGAGAACCATTTCTGCAACCCTGGCCCCGGACCGTGTAGTCCCCAGGTCACTGTGTTGCTCGAGATAGCAGCTTCAATGTACTATCCGATTGTCTTAGCAGAAGCCTGGGAAGGGAATGATGCATGTCAGGAATGGCAGTTTGTTACGTGTGAGAAGGGGAGTGTGGTCGTGATCAATTTCTCCAAGCAGAACTTCATGGGAGGCATATCACGTTCATATGCCAGTTTACCTAGTTTAAGATCATTGTATTTGAATGATAATAAGCTGGTGGGAGTCATACCTAAGAGTTTGACAAGTTTGAAGCAACTGCAGATTCTCGATATCTCCAACAATAATATTTCTGGAAAAGTGCCATCTTTCCAGTCTACAGTGATATTGAAAACGGATGGTAATCCATTCATCGGGAAAGTCGTGCCAGTCACCTATCCAGGAGGACGCCGGCCACCCGGTGTAGAACTAGAAGAGACAGAGTCTTCTTTAGCAAAATGGGTGAAAGTTGTTGTTATTCTCATCTGTCTCGTTATAATTGCTGGCTTAGCATGGTTGATCTACAGATGGTTCTATAAAAAGCAAAAACACAGATGGTTTAAGAAAATAAGTGAAGAGCATAGCACCATCAGTATGGAGCAGACAACAGATTATGGCAAAAGCACCAATGTTAGTAGCTTCAACCAGAGTCCCATGAAAAGTAGTGAAATCAGTGATTATAATATATATGATGGGGGGAATGTTATCATACCGATTGAAGCTCTCCGTAAAGCTACCAACAACTTCAGCAAAAACAGTATACTCGGGAAGGGAGGATTTGGCATTGTTTATAAAGGAGAACTCCCTGATGGCACTAAAATAGCAGTAAAGAGAATGGAGTCATCAATGATCAGCGACAAGGGACTAAGCGAGTTCAAGGCTGAAATAGAGGTCCTCACGTCTGTCAGACACCGGAATTTGGTCTCCCTTCACGGATTTTGCAACAATGGTAGTGAGAAGCTATTAGTTTATGAGTACATGCCACAAGGATCTTTGTGTCAGCATCTGTTCGAATGGAAGGAAATGGGAACTCCTCCCCTAACTTGGAACCAGAGAGTAAATATAGCTCTTGATGTTGCCCGAGGGGTCGAGTATTTGCATAGCATGGCAAACCAGAGCTTCATTCACAGAGATCTGAAACCATCCAACATTCTTATTGGAGATGACATGAGGGCGAAGGTTTGTGATTTTGGCTTGGTGAAACAAGCCCCCGATACCAATCAATCATTCGAAACACGGTTGGCAGGAACCTTTGGCTATCTTGCTCCAGAATATGCCGGTATGTATTGTTACCTGCATCATCTTGTTCACTTTTATGTTGACATGATGAATTAATTCACCTAAAAGGCTATAATATTTCTGCAAAGCTGACGACTCAATAGAAAATCTAATATGTAATGACTCAATTGAATGAACAGCGACAGGAAAGGTTACTGTAAAAGTTGATGTATATGCCTTTGGTGTGGTGTTGATGGAAATCATCACCGGGAGAAAGTCCTTGGATAGTTCCCTGCCGGATGATAGTAGCCACCTGGTGAAGTGGTTTCGTCCATTCCTCCAAGGCAAAGATAAAATCAAAGAGGCTGTGGATCCTGTCCTCCGTTCAGACTTAAACGAAGAGACTTTCGAAAGTTTGTGGAAGGTGGCCGAGCTAGCCGGACACTGCACTAGAGAAGCCAACCAACGGCCTGACATGAGCCATGTTGTCACGGTGCTATCATCTCTGGTGGAGCAGTGGAAGCCAGCTGCAGATGAAGATAGCTTCAGGGTAGACATTGGCATGAGACTCTCACAAGTCTTGCAGAAATGGAAACTCAATGAGGACTCGTCTTCTACAATAGCCACTGATTACATAAAACAGAAACAACCTCCACAATAGCTATTGTTTACATCAAATAGAAGAACTATTAAACAAACATGATCAAGTTCTCTGTCTTGTCAATGGTACCTGACCTGGATTGTTTAGCTCagtttttttggtaattttggatgctATACTTGGTCTACATTCAATAAAGTAATGTTGGTGGTTTCATTTTATTTCTGAGAAACTTAGAATCATCTATGTGTTACTAAacataatatttgataaaaatcaAAGCTAAAACACAAGAGTTTTATCTACACGAGGCATCAGCCAAATGAAGGAGGAGAGGGAGAAAGAGGGTTACATATATATGTGTACACACACGTATAACATCGTGTTACAGGAATTAATTCTCCCTGTTGATGGTGTAACATCTCTTTGTCAGCTTGTCCATCGTGTGCTCCGAAACGTGAGGAAGCTGCCCTACAGGTAAAACTTTTATGCGAATTTTGGTGTATAAATTCTGATGCAGTCCATTCACTTCCatctttctcttttatttatcCCTTTAGACTTTTCTGAATTGAAGTACTAGGATCTATTATACAAACAAAAGTATAATAACTCAATTAAAAAAGCTGAAGATGTATATAAACTACTCGATTATGCACCTTTTTTATTCTTTGCTCTAATTTCTTTCATTACTCTATAGGAACTTGCTAGAGAGAGGATTTTCTTTGAACTGGCACGAGAGCGTGCAGTTGCTGGAAGAGCAGATCGTGATGCAGCAGCTAGGTCGAATACTTTAGGCGCAGCGACTCTGTTGGAGCTGGAGTCGGGATCTTATTGGCAGTCGTCATGGGAGCAGCCTCGGCCTTAAGGAAGCCATGAAAAGTTACAGTTTCAGGTTGtcagaatttatttttttgtagatGCTATATATTCCTTGTACATATTTAGATACGAATAATCCATATATaatctatttttattaattcttcaattttttggatGAGCAACACGAGGTTTCGTTGGGAAAATAAGTACAGAAGCATTTGATTTTCTTACTATGGCGTGTGATTTCTTGGTGATGAATGAGTGATTGTTCATGAGGAACTTGTTTACTACTCTCCAACATTGTAGTATAACTCTTATCTTATTGATCTGTCCCTATATAAGTGCTCTagtccaaaaaaagaaaagaaatattcTAAAATTGGCCCCAAAAACAATGAAATGAAGTTATTAGACACAATTGGTAAACTGAATTGGATCCACAAGACTGAAATAATCAACACTGTATATATGTAAAAAGTAAAGCTATTTTCCCTTTGTGACAAAATAAATGATACATATAATAAGCCAGCACAGCAACAGAGAAATTAACATTCCCACACTAGCAACCTAACTTGAACAACATGAGAAATAGCTTTTCTGCTTCGATAAATCAAGGCTAACACGATTGACAGATAGGAGCTAGTGCAGCAGAATACCTTACTAGTTATAGGGCGAAACGAACAACGAAATCTATGCGGTCCACAAGGCACAAGTTCAACTAAAAACTAGATGTGAATCAGATATATATATACTGTTGGAAGTATAGATCTATAGATAAGATGTGTAACAGTCCATTATCTCCAAAACAGAGCAAGAAATTGTGACAAATAATGCGGTCATGAAGAATTTAAGACACTTCATCATGTAATTTCCAGCTCGATCGAATTTCATCTCTGCTAGGCCAAAACATATCTTCATATAAAATGAGGGAAGGTAAACTATCTGAAAAATGAAGAAGGGAATCATTCCCTAAATACAAGTATTTAACTTGAGCTTTTATAATCAACAGGATGCTTGGAAGACCATACAAGATGTCAAAGCAGCTAGAAATCCTGACTTGCAAAGTGCAGCCCATCCAGCAAAGACTTGTATGTCTTCTCGTTCATGTTACTGTCCCTCTTTCGGAAACTCTCAAGAAGCTTAAACGCCACGTTGCCCTTCCCATCCCTACACATTTCTTCAAGCAGTGTCTTGTATGTCAGAAGATCAGGCGACAAAGAATTCCCTATCATGTTAAATGCAGCCTCGATCGCCTCCTGAAACTTCCTCTCCATCGCCAGACTACAAATCAAAACCAAATAGGTGGTCACTTTTGGCACCAGCCCTTTTGATCTCATCTCCTGATAGAGACCCCACCCCTGACTCACTCTACCCTTTTCACACAatcccttaaccaaataactataCGTATACGAATTAGGCTCACAACCATACAGCCCCATTTCACGAAAAACTGTAATTGCCTCATCAACCTGCAGGCATTTTGAGTAGGCTTTGATGATCATGTTCAACACGAAGGCGTCAGGGATTACCCCCGAAGACTTCATTTGCTTCATTAAAGATCTCACAGCGTGCAAATAAACATAACACCCATTCAATTTATCAA
This sequence is a window from Salvia splendens isolate huo1 chromosome 14, SspV2, whole genome shotgun sequence. Protein-coding genes within it:
- the LOC121765726 gene encoding adenylyltransferase and sulfurtransferase MOCS3-like codes for the protein MNSNGVGQTAEVIRREIAALQEAKADIDNRISALQAQLSTCFSKDGTNGTSCCASPEPPSGGQLSADMIHRYSRQLILPSFGVEAQANLLKSSVLVIGAGGLGSPALLYLAACGVGRLGIVDHDVVELNNLHRQIIHTEAFIGRSKVESAAASCRAINSTVQIVEHKEAFRTSNALEIMREYDIVVDATDNVPSRYMINDCCAVLGKPLISGAALGLEGQLTVYNYNGGPCYRCLFPTPPPSTACQRCADSGVLGVVPGVIGCLQALEAIKVAGVVGEPLSGRMLLFDALSARLRVVKIRGRSPKCEACGENSTLTEEQFCNFDYENFTQTPLSTSPLKLHLLPAEARITSNEYNERNLKGEPHILVDVRPAHHYKITSLPKSLNIPLASLEGRLSEIATAFAREESNTTATGEVSRVPSLFVICRRGNDSQTAVELLHKKGFPFAKDIIGGLESWSQEVDPKFPIY
- the LOC121763980 gene encoding receptor-like kinase TMK4, giving the protein MLRGRHKFLPSDDVLLLLSTLLTAIICRGSSDDGLVMAALAKATNPLGWTGPDFCKWDGVACDTPNKVSSINLASKSLSGKLPPELNQLSSLKTLSLQRNKFSGPLPALSNMASLQEVNLEDNGFTSIPPGFLSGLTSLQFFSINNNSNLPPWTMPSTIKDSPSLATFYASKANMVGEIPDIFRSLPNFANLKLSYNNLTGWMPWSFAKSGIQSLMLNNQMLGLSGPIDILGEMHSLREVWIQSNQFSGSISDLSACTELSDLQLRDNRLTGVIPDSLTKLPKLTNVALQGNVFQGPVPSFPPGIQVNLGKENHFCNPGPGPCSPQVTVLLEIAASMYYPIVLAEAWEGNDACQEWQFVTCEKGSVVVINFSKQNFMGGISRSYASLPSLRSLYLNDNKLVGVIPKSLTSLKQLQILDISNNNISGKVPSFQSTVILKTDGNPFIGKVVPVTYPGGRRPPGVELEETESSLAKWVKVVVILICLVIIAGLAWLIYRWFYKKQKHRWFKKISEEHSTISMEQTTDYGKSTNVSSFNQSPMKSSEISDYNIYDGGNVIIPIEALRKATNNFSKNSILGKGGFGIVYKGELPDGTKIAVKRMESSMISDKGLSEFKAEIEVLTSVRHRNLVSLHGFCNNGSEKLLVYEYMPQGSLCQHLFEWKEMGTPPLTWNQRVNIALDVARGVEYLHSMANQSFIHRDLKPSNILIGDDMRAKVCDFGLVKQAPDTNQSFETRLAGTFGYLAPEYAATGKVTVKVDVYAFGVVLMEIITGRKSLDSSLPDDSSHLVKWFRPFLQGKDKIKEAVDPVLRSDLNEETFESLWKVAELAGHCTREANQRPDMSHVVTVLSSLVEQWKPAADEDSFRVDIGMRLSQVLQKWKLNEDSSSTIATDYIKQKQPPQ
- the LOC121765962 gene encoding pentatricopeptide repeat-containing protein At3g25210, mitochondrial-like — its product is MALILPRAIRASLLRLSVRHLTSTTLDDPPPLPTPSDTSPQTLPPKSPNPPMEHRFESWLHNLKPGFTHSEVHDALRAQPDPDIALDIFRWTAQQRHYRHNHDTYLAMMEIAVSGKRYRAAETLIDEVLAGACSASLPLFNTMIQFCCDRKFLFNRAFDVYKKMQKSEDARPNLETYAMLFGSLLRKFDKLNGCYVYLHAVRSLMKQMKSSGVIPDAFVLNMIIKAYSKCLQVDEAITVFREMGLYGCEPNSYTYSYLVKGLCEKGRVSQGWGLYQEMRSKGLVPKVTTYLVLICSLAMERKFQEAIEAAFNMIGNSLSPDLLTYKTLLEEMCRDGKGNVAFKLLESFRKRDSNMNEKTYKSLLDGLHFASQDF